From Streptomyces mirabilis, a single genomic window includes:
- the resB gene encoding cytochrome c biogenesis protein ResB, protein MAAKDIRSTPGSATRQEVRDTDLGTAPDELELASKPAEPDTLLGGPRLGPVGWLRWLWRTLTSMRTALLLLLLLALAAVPGSLVPQEGRQPAQAADFRRRNPGLSSLLDKLGFFDVFASPWFAAVYLLLFISLAGCIVPRCWHYVRAVRARPPAAPRVLARMPQHVRWIARDTDPGEALLTAVDVLRRRRFRVTTEWGEDGWVAAEKGYLREAGNLLFHLALFGMLIALAMGSLFGTTGQKLVLEGDGFTNTRTQYDDFSPGTLADGDHLEPFGFRLKGFSATYQRTGPQRGTASSFVARLSYTKGDGGTPRDARVEVNKPLDVNGTKVFLVGHGYAPVVTVRDGKGNVAWKGPVPFLPQDGNLRSVGVVKAPDAVDTKGRPDQLGFSGFFLPTVLLTKNGGWLSTFPAPDRPVLVLTAYHGDLGLNSGIPQNVYQLNSKRATQFKDSDGTPYARALRPGDRMKLPNGTGSLSFDGIQQWASFQIARNPSNGTALWSAVVMGAGLMASLFVRRRRIWVRVRPHAGAGAEVEVAGLERGSSDRLAEEVEEIAAELAERLLETPQDTSDSRPEERL, encoded by the coding sequence GTGGCTGCTAAAGACATTCGTAGTACCCCCGGGTCCGCCACGCGCCAGGAAGTCCGCGACACCGACCTGGGTACCGCGCCCGACGAGCTGGAACTGGCCAGCAAGCCGGCCGAACCCGACACGCTCCTCGGCGGGCCGCGGCTCGGTCCGGTCGGCTGGCTGCGCTGGCTGTGGCGGACGCTGACCTCCATGCGGACGGCTCTCCTGCTGCTGCTCCTGCTCGCCCTCGCGGCCGTGCCCGGGTCCCTGGTGCCCCAGGAGGGGCGGCAGCCCGCGCAGGCCGCCGACTTCCGCCGACGCAACCCGGGTCTGTCCTCGCTGCTGGACAAGCTCGGCTTCTTCGACGTCTTCGCCTCGCCCTGGTTCGCCGCCGTCTACCTGCTGCTGTTCATCTCGCTGGCCGGGTGCATCGTGCCGCGCTGCTGGCACTACGTACGGGCCGTGCGGGCCCGCCCGCCCGCCGCGCCCCGCGTCCTGGCCAGGATGCCGCAGCATGTGCGCTGGATCGCCCGCGACACCGATCCGGGTGAGGCGCTGCTCACCGCCGTCGACGTCCTGCGTCGCCGTCGCTTCCGGGTCACCACCGAGTGGGGCGAGGACGGCTGGGTCGCCGCAGAGAAGGGCTACCTGCGGGAGGCCGGAAACCTGCTCTTCCACCTCGCGCTCTTCGGAATGCTGATCGCCCTGGCCATGGGCAGCCTGTTCGGCACCACCGGCCAGAAGCTCGTCCTGGAGGGCGACGGCTTCACCAACACCCGCACGCAGTACGACGACTTCAGCCCGGGCACGCTGGCCGACGGCGACCACCTCGAACCCTTCGGATTCCGGCTCAAGGGCTTCTCCGCCACCTACCAGCGCACCGGCCCCCAACGCGGCACCGCCAGCTCCTTCGTCGCCCGCCTCAGCTACACCAAGGGCGACGGCGGCACCCCGCGGGACGCCCGGGTGGAGGTCAACAAGCCACTCGACGTGAACGGCACCAAGGTCTTCCTCGTGGGCCACGGGTACGCGCCGGTCGTCACCGTCCGCGACGGCAAGGGCAACGTGGCCTGGAAGGGCCCGGTTCCCTTCCTCCCCCAGGACGGCAACCTGCGCTCGGTCGGCGTGGTCAAGGCCCCGGACGCGGTGGACACCAAGGGCAGGCCCGACCAGCTCGGCTTCTCCGGTTTCTTCCTGCCGACGGTGCTCCTCACCAAGAACGGCGGATGGCTGTCCACCTTCCCCGCCCCCGACCGGCCGGTCCTCGTCCTGACCGCCTACCACGGCGACCTCGGGCTGAACAGCGGGATCCCGCAGAACGTGTACCAGCTCAATAGCAAGCGGGCGACCCAGTTCAAGGACAGTGACGGCACTCCGTACGCCCGCGCACTGCGCCCCGGCGACCGGATGAAGCTGCCGAACGGGACGGGCTCGCTCAGTTTCGACGGCATCCAGCAGTGGGCGAGCTTTCAGATCGCCCGCAATCCCAGCAACGGCACGGCGCTGTGGAGCGCGGTCGTCATGGGCGCCGGGCTGATGGCCTCGCTCTTCGTGCGTCGCCGCCGCATCTGGGTCCGGGTCCGCCCGCACGCCGGCGCCGGCGCCGAGGTCGAGGTGGCCGGACTGGAGCGCGGCTCCTCCGACCGCCTCGCCGAGGAGGTCGAGGAGATCGCCGCCGAACTGGCGGAGCGACT